In one Rutidosis leptorrhynchoides isolate AG116_Rl617_1_P2 chromosome 8, CSIRO_AGI_Rlap_v1, whole genome shotgun sequence genomic region, the following are encoded:
- the LOC139863138 gene encoding subtilisin-like protease SBT1.3: MVTSGISVKWWVCIYLYLLTYLTLTVAVTYSNNGVSKKTYIVHMDNSAIPTTFTDHIDWYSSLVKSVSVSPEEINGEEQGLLYTYESAFHGMAARLTEEEAEKLEEQTGVVGVLPEVQYELHTTRSPMFLGLQPHETTSVWSDKLTDQDVVVGVLDTGIWPESPSFNDTGFTPVPTNWKGACEVGRGFEKRHCNRKIVGARAFYRGYEAATGSINEAKEYKSPRDQDGHGTHTAATVAGSPVHGANLLGYAYGTARGMSPGARIAAYKVCWTGGCFSSDILSAVDKAVSDGVNIMSISLGGGVSSYHRDSLSIAAFGAMEKGVFISCSAGNGGPDPVTLTNVSPWITTVGASTMDRDFPGSVKLGSGVMLKGVSLYKGRRNLLPNMMYPIVYTGSNSSSPDPGSLCLEGTLDPHVVSGKIVVCDRGISPRVQKGQVVKQAGGIGMILANTAANGEELVADCHLLPAVAVGEKEGKAIKQYAMRDPHPTGNLAFYGTKVGIRPSPVVAAFSSRGPNFISLEILKPDLVAPGVNILAAWTGDMGPSSLETDRRRVAFNILSGTSMSCPHVSGVAALLKARHPDWSPAAIKSALMTTAYIHDNSYKPLRDSSTGGPSSPYDHGAGHINPSRAVDPGLIYDISAQDYFDFLCTQGLTTTQLVVFAKFSNRTCMHSLSGPGDLNYPALSAVFPEDRRVASVTIHRTVTNVGAPTSKYHVVVSQFKGVEVKVEPSILNFTKKNQKLSYKATFITKIRQTAPESGALVWKDGVHKVRSPVVITWLSRL; this comes from the coding sequence ATGGTTACTAGTGGGATTTCAGTCAAATGGTGGGTatgcatatatctatatctattaacCTATCTTACACTCACTGTTGCTGTTACATACAGCAACAATGGTGTATCAAAGAAAACATACATTGTCCATATGGACAATTCAGCTATTCCTACAACCTTTACTGACCATATTGACTGGTATTCGTCACTAGTAAAATCAGTATCAGTTTCACCTGAGGAAATTAATGGAGAAGAACAGGGGCTTCTCTACACGTACGAGTCAGCTTTTCATGGTATGGCAGCACGGTTAACCGAAGAAGAAGCTGAAAAGCTCGAGGAACAGACCGGAGTTGTTGGCGTACTCCCCGAGGTACAATATGAATTGCATACGACACGAAGTCCTATGTTTCTAGGACTTCAGCCGCATGAAACAACGAGTGTCTGGTCGGACAAATTGACCGACCAAGACGTTGTGGTCGGCGTGTTGGACACCGGGATCTGGCCCGAGAGTCCTAGTTTTAACGACACCGGGTTTACCCCGGTGCCAACTAACTGGAAAGGCGCGTGTGAAGTGGGGCGTGGGTTTGAAAAAAGACACTGTAATAGAAAGATAGTTGGAGCCAGAGCGTTTTACCGTGGATACGAAGCGGCAACAGGGAGTATTAATGAGGCAAAAGAGTATAAATCTCCTAGAGATCAAGATGGACACGGGACCCACACGGCGGCCACGGTGGCAGGGTCACCGGTGCATGGGGCTAATCTTTTGGGGTATGCTTATGGTACAGCACGAGGGATGTCACCCGGTGCGAGAATTGCAGCTTATAAAGTGTGTTGGACGGGTGGTTGTTTTAGCTCGGATATATTATCTGCTGTTGATAAGGCGGTTTCGGATGGAGTTAATATTATGTCGATTTCTTTAGGCGGGGGAGTTTCATCGTACCATCGTGATAGTTTGTCGATAGCTGCGTTTGGTGCTATGGAGAAAGGGGTTTTTATTTCGTGTTCTGCGGGTAATGGTGGGCCCGACCCGGTTACTTTGACTAATGTGTCTCCGTGGATTACTACAGTTGGAGCGAGCACTATGGACCGTGATTTTCCGGGTTCTGTGAAGTTAGGATCTGGGGTGATGCTGAAAGGAGTTTCGCTTTATAAAGGGAGAAGGAATTTGTTACCGAATATGATGTATCCGATTGTTTACACGGGTAGTAATTCAAGTAGTCCTGACCCGGGGTCTTTGTGTTTAGAGGGAACATTGGACCCGCACGTTGTGTCTGGAAAGATTGTGGTATGTGACCGTGGTATTAGTCCTCGGGTTCAAAAAGGTCAAGTGGTAAAACAAGCGGGAGGAATTGGGATGATTTTGGCCAACACTGCCGCCAATGGGGAGGAGCTCGTGGCGGATTGCCACCTTCTTCCGGCGGTAGCGGTTGGTGAAAAAGAGGGAAAAGCAATCAAGCAGTATGCTATGAGGGACCCACACCCGACCGGAAACCTTGCATTTTACGGGACCAAAGTTGGTATCAGACCGTCTCCGGTAGTGGCAGCATTTTCATCCAGAGGACCGAATTTCATCTCGCTTGAAATTTTGAAACCGGATTTGGTGGCGCCAGGTGTCAACATACTAGCGGCTTGGACCGGTGACATGGGTCCATCGAGCCTGGAGACCGATCGTAGACGAGTCGCCTTCAATATACTTTCGGGAACTTCGATGTCGTGCCCTCATGTAAGTGGGGTCGCTGCGTTGCTTAAAGCAAGGCACCCGGATTGGAGCCCGGCTGCAATAAAATCAGCATTGATGACGACCGCGTATATACATGATAATTCATATAAACCTTTAAGAGATTCGTCTACTGGTGGACCATCCAGCCCATACGACCATGGGGCGGGTCACATCAACCCATCTAGAGCTGTTGACCCTGGTCTGATTTACGATATTAGTGCACAAGATTACTTTGACTTTCTTTGCACACAGGGTTTGACTACCACACAGCTAGTGGTTTTTGCTAAATTCTCAAATCGAACATGTATGCACAGTCTTTCTGGCCCGGGTGATTTGAACTACCCGGCTCTATCAGCTGTGTTTCCAGAAGATAGAAGAGTTGCGTCTGTGACCATTCACCGAACAGTCACTAACGTTGGAGCTCCTACTTCGAAGTACCATGTTGTTGTTTCGCAGTTTAAAGGTGTGGAAGTCAAAGTAGAGCCATCAATCTTAAACTTTACAAAGAAAAACCAGAAACTGTCGTACAAGGCTACCTTTATAACGAAGATCAGACAAACAGCACCAGAGTCGGGAGCTTTGGTATGGAAGGATGGTGTACACAAAGTAAGAAGCCCAGTTGTTATAACATGGCTGTCACGACTATAA
- the LOC139863139 gene encoding uncharacterized protein, protein MSRGAGRPRGVRGGCRVATLGRIRVGSWNIGTLTGKRIELVDTFRKSNVDIVCVQETRWKGEEAIEIEDYKLWYSGSRIARNGVGIFLGKLHIDNVVDVGRFSDRIMSVSLIIKEETFTVISAYAPHAGLGDAEKKSFWELLDEVVRGCPADHRLIIGGDLNGHIGAETEGYEGAHGGFGFGPRNEEGRSILEFAIAHELVVANSFFKKKDAQLATFHSGDRSTQIDFLLLRKGELRTCRDCKVLPALTCSSQHRLLVMDLVTKGRVGRRARIVQPRILWKNLYGANAETFRANVVERLSVEGDNVAPTKADQLWNRMASTIRDVAKETLGMATGTSRAHKSRRESWWLSDDVQTKVALKQARFRELITLGEGIAKARERRNRDLGNIKYIKDVAGQSIVREDLIRKRWEDYFASLFGRGRPERNGESHEVREFQNNCFCTMINEEEVRLALRKMGRNKAVGPDQIPIEAWKCLGGDGDTRQHPMVPDFRRRYCISFGFPG, encoded by the exons ATGAGCAGAG GGGCGGGTAGGCCTAGAGGGGTTAGAGGTGGTTGTAGGGTAGCCACCCTTGGTAGGATTAGAGTGGGTAGCTGGAATATAGGAACCTTGACTGGTAAGAGGATTGAGCTCGTTGATACCTTTCGTAAGAGTAATGTAGACATTGTGTGtgttcaagagactagatggaagggtgAAGAGGCGATAGAGATTGAGGACTATAAGTTGTGGTACTCGGGTTCTAGGATAGCACGGAACGGGGTAGGTATCTTTTTAGGTAAACTACATATAGATAACGTCGTTGACGTGGGCAGgtttagcgataggattatgtcggttagttTAATTATTAAGGAGGAGACTTTCACGGTCATTAGTGCATACGCACCTCATGCGGGTTTAGGTGATGCCGAAAAGAAGAGTTTCTGGGAATTGTTAGATGAGGTGGTGAGGGGGTGCCCAGCGGACCATCGACTGATTATAGGTGGTGATCTGAATGGACATATAGGAGCGGAGACAGAAGGTTATGAGGGAGCCCATGGGGGCTTTGGGTTTGGTCCTAGAAATGAAGAGGGGCGCTCAATTCTTGAGTTTGCCATTGCCCACGAGTTGGTGGTAGCAAACTCTTTCTTCAAGAAGAAGGATGCTCAGTTAGCCACTTTCCATAGCGGGGATCGTAGCACCCAGATTGACTTTTTGCTTCTTCGTAAAGGGGAACTTAGGACCTGTAGGGACTGTAAGGTCCTTCCAGCTTTGACGTGCTCCTCCCAGCACAGATTGTTGGTCATGGACCTAGTCACTAAGGGAAGAGTTGGCAGGAGGGCTAGGATTGTACAACCTAGAATCCTTTGGAAGAACCTCTATGGAGCGAATGCGGAGACTTTTAGAGCGAATGTTGTTGAGAGATTGAGTGTAGAAGGGGATAACGTTGCCCCTACAAAAGCAGACCAGTTATGGAATCGCATGGCGTCCACTATCAGAGATGTGGCAAAAGAGACCTTAGGAATGGCTACAGGGACATCGAGAGCCCATAAGAGTAGAAGAGAGTCGTGGTGGCTTAGTGACGATGTCCAAACGAAAGTCGCTTTAAAGCAGgcgaggtttagggagctcattactCTTGGAGAAGG gatagccaaagctagggagcgaagaAACAGGGACTTAGGTAACATCAAATATATCAAGGATGTAGCGGGTCAAAGTATAGTAAGAGAAGATcttattaggaaaagatgggaagatTATTTTGCATCTCTTTTCGGTAGGGGAAGACCAGAGCGGAACGGTGAATCCCACGAGGTTCGGGAGTTTCAAAACAACTGTTTCTGCACGATGATTAACGAGGAGGAAGTTAGATTGgccctacgaaagatggggagaaacaaagcagtaggaccgGACCAAATTCCGATTGAGGCGTGGAAGTGCCTAGGAGGCGATGGG GATACAAGACAACATCCCATGGTGCCTGATTTTCGccgacgatattgtattagtttcggattcCCAGGATGA
- the LOC139863140 gene encoding 3-ketoacyl-CoA synthase 5-like, translating to MEHLVKFNHATFTSTFIKLRFPKHFQISLSPSLKILSCIILSLISYFFLKQKQEHTFLALSVIIFSYTIYKTYSISSSSSIYLVDYSCLKPPNWWRVPFSSFLEHSRIVHNLDQQSVDFMSKVLVSSGQSQRTCIPPPLHYIPPRSTHEEAIEEAKLVLFPVFEDLLSKTKISPLEIDIIIVNCSGSCPSPSLSSIIINHYSMREDIKSYNISGMGCSASALAVIMAQDLLKVYKNSNVVILSTEILSNGWYAGKNRSMMVLNCLFRAGGAAILISNKTSIKKNSKYRLLYAVRTQGAYDDIAYNSAIREEDSEGNMGVTLKKDVLHVAGELLRSNFHVLGSFVLPLEEKLRYGYSIMNKKWFDKSKEVYVPNFRKVIQHYCLPTSGKQVINEIGGKMKLKDEEIEAALMTLHRFGNQSSSSLWYELAYMEGKERVKQGERVLQLGMGSGPKCNSLVWECNRPIVGEAQKGPWADCIHEYPVYSHKDK from the coding sequence ATGGAACATCTTGTCAAGTTTAACCATGCCACCTTTACTTCAACTTTTATCAAACTTAGATTCCCAAAACATTTTCAAATAAgcctatctccttctttaaagatTTTGTCTTGCATCATTCTCAGTTTAATCTCATATTTTTTCCTCAAACAAAAACAAGAACATACCTTTTTAGCCCTATCGGTTATAATATTCTCATATACCATCTACAAAACATACTCcatatcttcttcttcatcaatctATCTTGTAGACTACTCATGTCTAAAACCACCAAATTGGTGGCGGGTACCATTTTCGTCTTTCCTCGAACATTCACGCATCGTCCACAATCTCGATCAACAAAGCGTCGATTTCATGTCAAAAGTCTTGGTTTCATCAGGTCAAAGTCAAAGGACATGCATACCTCCACCTCTTCATTACATCCCACCAAGATCAACTCATGAAGAAGCTATTGAAGAAGCTAAACTAGTTCTCTTCCCAGTTTTCGAAGACCTTTTATCCAAAACCAAAATCTCACCACTTGAAATCGACATAATCATCGTTAATTGCAGCGGATCTTGCCCGTCCCCTTCGTTATCATCAATCATAATAAACCATTACTCCATGCGTGAAGACATAAAGAGTTATAATATTAGTGGTATGGGGTGTAGCGCAAGTGCATTAGCAGTAATAATGGCGCAAGACCTCTTAAAAGTTTATAAAAACTCAAACGTTGTAATTCTTAGCACTGAAATTTTATCGAACGGTTGGTACGCAGGGAAAAACAGGTCAATGATGGTACTTAACTGCCTTTTTAGAGCAGGTGGTGCAGCCATTTTAATCAGTAACAAAACAtcaattaaaaaaaattcaaaatatcGATTACTTTACGCTGTGAGGACCCAAGGTGCGTACGACGATATAGCGTATAATTCCGCTATTCGTGAAGAAGATTCAGAAGGAAACATGGGGGTTACTCTTAAAAAAGATGTACTACATGTAGCTGGAGAATTATTAAGATCAAATTTTCATGTTCTTGGTTCGTTTGTTCTTCCGTTAGAAGAGAAACTACGATACGGTTATTCGATAATGAATAAGAAATGGTTCGATAAATCGAAGGAAGTTTACGTACCGAACTTTAGGAAAGTGATTCAGCATTACTGTTTGCCAACATCCGGGAAACAAGTGATTAATGAAATTGGGGGGAAGATGAAGTTAAAAGATGAAGAAATAGAGGCTGCATTGATGACGTTGCATAGGTTTGGGAATCAGTCATCTTCTTCATTGTGGTATGAGTTGGCTTACATGGAAGGTAAGGAAAGAGTGAAACAAGGTGAAAGAGTATTGCAGTTGGGAATGGGGAGTGGGCCCAAATGCAATAGTTTGGTATGGGAGTGTAATAGGCCCATTGTCGGTGAAGCCCAAAAGGGCCCATGGGCTGATTGTATTCATGAATATCCTGTTTATAGTCACAAGGATAAATAA